A window of the Candidatus Hydrogenedentota bacterium genome harbors these coding sequences:
- a CDS encoding glycosyltransferase, whose amino-acid sequence MKIIHVYKDFDPPVLGGVERHIAMCCRYQRQWAEVEALTCSRSPWTRVELRDGTRVLEVGEWGRFQSAPMAPLYPFYLKRVNADVVVVHVPNPTAEIGCLIARPRARLVVRYHSDVVRQAAAMRYYGRVQLAFLRRADVIIPTSQQYVDTSQTLGAVREKCRVVPLGVQPEDFSKPDDAVLNDLRSRYGGPFVLFSGIHRYYKGVEYLVRAAKAIHARVVIAGDGPERLHNEALALELGARIEFPGRLTHEDLVAHLHACEVFVFPSVERSEAFGISLLEAHACGKPAVATLLGTGVEHVNLHGETGLNVPPRDPQALAEAVNSLLADSARARAMGLRAAERVCTEFHAEHVARAEYDVYEEMLVRTSHEHTRA is encoded by the coding sequence CCTCCGGTACTCGGCGGCGTCGAACGTCACATCGCCATGTGCTGCCGCTACCAGCGGCAATGGGCGGAAGTCGAAGCGTTGACGTGCAGCCGATCGCCGTGGACGCGTGTTGAACTGCGCGACGGTACGCGCGTGCTGGAAGTCGGCGAGTGGGGGCGTTTTCAGAGCGCGCCGATGGCTCCGCTATACCCGTTCTATCTCAAACGCGTGAACGCCGATGTCGTCGTTGTGCACGTGCCGAATCCAACGGCGGAGATTGGGTGCCTCATCGCCCGGCCGCGGGCTCGCCTGGTCGTGCGGTACCACAGCGACGTTGTGCGTCAAGCGGCGGCCATGCGCTACTACGGGCGCGTTCAGTTGGCGTTCTTGCGCCGCGCCGACGTCATCATTCCGACTTCGCAACAGTACGTGGATACCTCGCAGACGTTGGGAGCCGTGCGCGAGAAGTGCCGCGTCGTTCCGCTGGGCGTGCAGCCGGAGGATTTTTCAAAACCCGACGACGCCGTTCTCAACGATCTCCGGTCGCGCTACGGCGGCCCCTTTGTTTTGTTCTCAGGCATCCACCGGTACTACAAGGGAGTCGAGTATCTCGTGCGCGCGGCCAAAGCAATTCATGCGCGCGTGGTGATCGCGGGCGACGGCCCGGAACGCCTCCACAACGAAGCGCTTGCCCTTGAGCTGGGAGCCCGTATCGAATTCCCGGGGCGTCTTACGCACGAAGACCTGGTGGCGCATCTTCACGCATGCGAAGTTTTTGTTTTTCCGTCGGTGGAGCGCAGCGAAGCCTTCGGGATTTCATTGCTTGAAGCGCACGCATGCGGCAAACCTGCCGTTGCGACGCTCTTGGGGACAGGCGTGGAACACGTCAATCTTCACGGAGAGACCGGTCTCAATGTGCCGCCGCGCGATCCGCAGGCCCTGGCGGAAGCGGTCAATTCGTTGCTCGCCGATTCCGCGCGCGCGCGCGCCATGGGTCTGCGCGCCGCAGAACGCGTGTGCACCGAATTCCATGCCGAGCACGTGGCCCGCGCAGAATACGACGTGTACGAAGAGATGCTTGTCCGCACTTCTCACGAACATACGCGAGCTTAA